In one Bosea sp. RAC05 genomic region, the following are encoded:
- the clpS gene encoding ATP-dependent Clp protease adapter ClpS, whose translation MADRPRRAGPPADGGREGAGTAVLTRTRTRKPNLYRVLLLNDDYTPMEFVVHVLERFFQKDRAAATQIMMHVHQNGVGECGVFTYEVAETKVTLVMDLARKHMHPLQCVMEKK comes from the coding sequence ATGGCCGACCGGCCGCGCCGGGCGGGGCCGCCGGCCGATGGCGGACGCGAGGGCGCCGGCACGGCCGTCCTGACCCGGACGCGCACGCGCAAGCCCAATCTCTACCGTGTCCTGCTTCTGAACGACGACTACACCCCCATGGAGTTCGTCGTTCATGTGCTCGAGCGCTTTTTCCAGAAGGACCGCGCGGCGGCGACGCAGATCATGATGCATGTGCATCAGAACGGCGTCGGCGAATGCGGGGTCTTCACCTACGAGGTCGCCGAGACCAAGGTGACGCTGGTGATGGATCTGGCCCGCAAGCACATGCATCCGCTGCAATGCGTGATGGAGAAGAAGTAG
- the clpA gene encoding ATP-dependent Clp protease ATP-binding subunit ClpA: MPSFSRSLEQALHRALALANERHHEYATLEHLLLALVDDQDAAAVMRACSVDLDTLRRNLVDYIDAELANLVTDGRDDSKPTAGFQRVIQRAVIHVQSSGREEVTGANVLVAMFAERESHAAYFLQEQDMTRYDAVNYISHGIAKRPGASEARPVRGVEEEPEQQRDSRAADPVNDADKDKKKKESALDAYCVNLNRKARDGRIDPLIGREAEVQRTIQILCRRQKNNPLLVGDPGVGKTAIAEGLALKITRGQVPEVLEDATVFSLDMGTLLAGTRYRGDFEERLKQVMKEIEAHPKAIMFIDEIHTVIGAGATSGGAMDASNLLKPALASGSLRCIGSTTYKEYRQYFEKDRALVRRFQKIDVSEPSIPDTIEILKGLKPYFEEFHKLRYTNDAIKAAVELSARYIHDRKLPDKAIDVIDETGASQMLVAENKRKKTIGVKEIEAAIATMARIPAKTVSKNDAEVLRNLETTLKRTVYGQEKAIEALSSSIKLARAGLRDGEKPIGCYLFAGPTGVGKTEVARQLATSLGVELIRFDMSEYMERHTVSRLIGAPPGYVGFDQGGLLTDQIDQHPHSVLLLDEIEKAHPDLFNILLQVMDHGKLTDNNGKQVDFRNVILIMTTNAGAADMARNAYGFTRQKREGDDTEAINKLFAPEFRNRLDSVISFGHLPKTVVARVVDKFVLQLEAQLADRNVTIELSDEAREWLVENGYDEAMGARPMARLIQSTIKTPLADEVLFGRLKNGGAVKVVVVQSETGIKVLGLEFPDGPVKPKPEKDVAAAAEKRERKPRAKAAVAKPAAAAPRRSGPAGKAGKGDGGKGDGGKGPEAPKGPRSVRTVPKVPLTKA; this comes from the coding sequence GTGCCGAGTTTCTCGCGCAGTCTCGAACAGGCGCTTCACCGGGCTCTGGCGCTCGCCAACGAACGCCATCACGAATACGCCACCCTCGAACACCTGCTGCTCGCGCTGGTCGACGACCAGGACGCGGCTGCGGTGATGCGCGCCTGCAGCGTCGATCTCGACACGCTCAGGCGCAACCTCGTCGACTATATCGACGCCGAACTCGCCAATCTCGTCACCGACGGGCGCGATGATTCGAAGCCGACCGCCGGCTTCCAGCGCGTGATCCAGCGCGCGGTCATTCATGTCCAGTCGTCGGGCCGGGAAGAGGTGACGGGCGCCAATGTGCTGGTGGCGATGTTCGCCGAGCGCGAGAGCCACGCCGCCTATTTCCTGCAGGAGCAGGACATGACCCGTTACGACGCGGTCAACTACATCAGCCACGGCATCGCCAAGCGCCCGGGCGCGAGCGAGGCGCGGCCCGTCCGCGGCGTCGAGGAGGAGCCCGAGCAGCAGCGCGATTCGCGCGCCGCCGATCCGGTCAACGACGCCGACAAGGACAAAAAGAAGAAGGAAAGCGCGCTCGACGCCTATTGCGTCAACCTCAACCGCAAGGCGCGCGACGGGCGGATCGACCCGCTGATCGGCCGCGAGGCCGAGGTCCAGCGCACGATCCAGATCCTCTGCCGCAGGCAGAAGAACAATCCGCTGCTGGTCGGCGATCCCGGCGTCGGCAAGACCGCCATCGCCGAGGGGCTGGCGCTGAAGATCACCCGCGGCCAGGTGCCCGAGGTGCTGGAAGACGCCACCGTCTTCTCGCTCGACATGGGCACCCTGCTCGCCGGCACCCGCTACCGCGGCGATTTCGAGGAACGCCTCAAGCAGGTGATGAAGGAGATCGAGGCCCACCCCAAGGCGATCATGTTCATCGACGAGATCCACACGGTGATCGGCGCCGGTGCGACCTCGGGCGGCGCCATGGACGCCTCGAACCTGCTCAAGCCGGCGCTCGCCTCGGGCAGCCTGCGCTGCATCGGCTCGACCACCTACAAGGAGTACCGCCAGTACTTCGAGAAGGACCGGGCCCTGGTGCGCCGCTTCCAGAAGATCGACGTCAGCGAGCCCTCGATTCCGGACACGATCGAAATCCTCAAGGGGCTGAAGCCCTATTTCGAGGAGTTCCACAAGCTGCGCTACACCAACGACGCCATCAAGGCGGCGGTGGAACTCTCGGCGCGCTACATCCATGACCGCAAGCTGCCGGACAAGGCGATCGACGTGATCGACGAGACCGGCGCCTCGCAGATGCTGGTCGCCGAGAACAAGCGCAAGAAGACGATCGGCGTGAAGGAGATCGAGGCGGCGATCGCCACGATGGCCCGCATCCCCGCCAAGACCGTCTCGAAGAACGATGCCGAGGTGCTGCGCAACCTCGAGACCACGCTTAAGCGCACCGTCTACGGGCAGGAAAAGGCGATCGAGGCGCTGTCCTCCTCGATCAAGCTCGCCCGCGCCGGCCTGCGCGACGGCGAGAAGCCGATCGGCTGCTATCTCTTCGCGGGACCCACCGGCGTCGGCAAGACCGAGGTCGCCCGCCAGCTCGCCACCTCGCTCGGCGTCGAGCTGATCCGCTTCGACATGTCGGAATACATGGAGCGCCACACCGTCTCGCGGCTGATCGGCGCCCCTCCGGGCTATGTCGGCTTCGACCAGGGCGGGCTCCTGACCGACCAGATCGACCAGCATCCGCACAGCGTGCTGCTGCTCGACGAGATCGAGAAGGCCCATCCCGACCTGTTCAACATCCTTCTGCAGGTCATGGACCACGGCAAGCTGACCGATAACAACGGCAAGCAGGTCGACTTCCGAAACGTCATCCTGATCATGACCACCAATGCCGGCGCCGCCGACATGGCCCGCAACGCCTATGGCTTCACCCGCCAGAAGCGCGAGGGCGACGATACGGAGGCGATCAACAAGCTGTTCGCGCCGGAATTCCGCAACCGCCTCGATTCGGTGATCTCCTTCGGCCATCTGCCGAAGACGGTCGTCGCCCGCGTCGTCGACAAGTTCGTGCTGCAGCTCGAGGCGCAGCTCGCCGATCGCAACGTCACCATCGAGCTCTCGGACGAGGCGCGCGAATGGCTGGTCGAGAACGGCTATGACGAGGCGATGGGCGCCCGCCCGATGGCGCGGCTGATCCAGTCGACGATCAAGACGCCGCTCGCCGACGAGGTGCTGTTCGGGCGCCTCAAGAACGGCGGCGCGGTCAAGGTCGTGGTCGTGCAGTCGGAGACGGGCATCAAGGTGCTCGGCCTCGAATTCCCCGACGGCCCGGTCAAGCCCAAGCCGGAGAAGGATGTGGCCGCCGCAGCCGAGAAGCGCGAGCGCAAGCCGCGCGCGAAGGCGGCCGTCGCCAAGCCCGCTGCGGCCGCGCCGCGCCGCAGTGGTCCGGCCGGCAAGGCGGGCAAGGGCGATGGCGGCAAGGGGGACGGCGGCAAAGGGCCCGAGGCACCCAAGGGCCCGCGCTCGGTCCGCACCGTCCCCAAGGTCCCGCTGACGAAGGCTTGA
- a CDS encoding AzlC family ABC transporter permease codes for MTVSADWSWWRVALAGMRDALSLPAWVVGFGLIGVGSLARDVGYPVEVAVLSTMLVWAGPSQVIFFASIAAGAAWSAIAIAVGFASLRFLPMTVAILPLLRRPGQGVGMQLLLAHYVAVTAWTEGLRRLPHVPPPQRVAYFLGFANTCMATSSVGTFLGYYLIGALPIPFAAGLLCLTPIFFLASLTAGLRHRGDVAAIVLGLALAPICDRFIGGGFDLIVAGLIAGSIAFALRPKKAAP; via the coding sequence ATGACCGTATCCGCAGACTGGAGCTGGTGGCGCGTCGCGCTGGCCGGCATGCGCGACGCGCTGTCGCTGCCGGCCTGGGTCGTCGGCTTCGGGCTGATCGGCGTCGGCTCGCTGGCGCGCGATGTCGGCTATCCTGTCGAGGTCGCGGTGCTCTCGACCATGCTGGTCTGGGCCGGCCCCTCGCAGGTCATCTTCTTCGCCTCGATCGCGGCCGGCGCCGCGTGGAGCGCGATCGCGATCGCGGTCGGCTTCGCCTCGCTGCGCTTCCTGCCGATGACGGTGGCGATCCTGCCCTTGCTGCGCCGCCCGGGGCAGGGCGTCGGCATGCAACTCCTGCTCGCGCATTACGTGGCGGTGACGGCCTGGACGGAAGGGCTGCGCCGATTGCCGCACGTCCCGCCGCCCCAGCGCGTCGCCTATTTCCTCGGCTTCGCCAACACCTGCATGGCGACGAGTTCGGTCGGCACCTTCCTCGGCTATTATCTGATCGGGGCCCTGCCGATCCCCTTCGCCGCCGGGCTGCTCTGCCTGACGCCGATCTTCTTCCTCGCCTCGCTCACGGCGGGCCTGCGCCATCGCGGCGATGTGGCGGCGATCGTGCTGGGTCTCGCGCTGGCGCCGATCTGCGACCGGTTCATCGGTGGCGGCTTCGACCTGATCGTCGCCGGGCTGATCGCAGGCTCGATCGCCTTCGCGCTGCGGCCGAAGAAGGCCGCGCCATGA
- a CDS encoding AzlD domain-containing protein produces MTATAITPPIAWLDGPLWPYLALVLFAVLPTEIWRWLAVAFSRRIDADSPALEWVRAVATALLAGIVAKLIVAPPGALAAVPLALRVGALSVTLAIMLLDRRRVLLAVLAGEATLIGGAYWLLAP; encoded by the coding sequence ATGACGGCGACCGCGATCACGCCGCCGATCGCCTGGCTCGACGGCCCGCTCTGGCCCTATCTCGCGCTGGTGTTGTTTGCGGTGCTGCCGACCGAGATCTGGCGCTGGCTCGCGGTCGCCTTCTCGCGGCGCATCGACGCCGACTCGCCGGCGCTCGAATGGGTGAGGGCGGTGGCGACGGCGCTTCTCGCCGGCATCGTCGCCAAGCTGATCGTCGCGCCGCCCGGCGCGCTCGCCGCCGTGCCGCTCGCCCTGCGGGTCGGGGCGCTCTCGGTCACGCTCGCGATCATGCTGCTGGACCGAAGGCGGGTGCTGCTTGCGGTGCTGGCGGGGGAGGCGACGCTGATCGGCGGTGCCTACTGGCTGCTGGCGCCATGA
- a CDS encoding HIT family protein, producing the protein MTAYDPSNVFARILRGELPSHTVYEDEATVAIMDIMPRADGHVLVIPKVACRNVLDAPAEALQAVALTTQRLARAVKAAFDGDGVTIQQFNESAGGQVVFHLHVHVIPRHDGMSMKPHTGAMEKPEVLAANADKIRSALTAL; encoded by the coding sequence ATGACCGCCTACGATCCCAGCAATGTCTTCGCCCGCATCCTGCGGGGCGAGCTGCCTTCCCACACGGTTTACGAGGACGAGGCGACGGTCGCGATCATGGACATCATGCCCCGGGCTGACGGGCATGTGCTGGTGATCCCCAAGGTGGCCTGCCGGAATGTGCTGGACGCGCCGGCCGAGGCGCTCCAGGCCGTCGCGCTGACGACGCAGCGGCTGGCGCGGGCCGTGAAGGCGGCCTTCGACGGCGATGGCGTCACCATCCAGCAGTTCAATGAGTCGGCCGGCGGCCAGGTGGTGTTCCACCTGCATGTCCATGTCATTCCGCGCCATGACGGGATGTCCATGAAGCCCCACACCGGCGCGATGGAGAAGCCCGAGGTCCTGGCCGCGAACGCCGACAAGATCAGGAGCGCGCTGACGGCGCTCTGA
- a CDS encoding GNAT family N-acetyltransferase encodes MSEGGAGDLRVRVATSLKAVPAAAWNACAHPQMQDAMAAGFDRENPFVCHEFLRALEESGCVGGRSGWSPAYLLVEDGEDRLLAAAPSFLKSHSQGEYVFDHSWAEAYQRAGGRYYPKIHVAAPFTPATGPRLLVAPGPRAEEARAGLIAGLEALRDQTEASSVHVTFAGEPDVAALREAGYLERHDLQFHWFNEGFGRYDDFLATLASRKRKALKRERREALAAGISIEVLSGSDLTEAVWDDFHAFYEDTGSRKWGRPYLNRAFFSCVGAAMGERIVLVMARRAGRYIAGAINFRGANTLYGRNWGCIEDHPFLHFEVCYHQAIDYAIAQGLARVEAGAQGEHKLARGYRPVVTRSLHHLAEPGLQRAVAHFLTRERAQIAEAQAALAAESPFRKSGDPDG; translated from the coding sequence TTGAGCGAGGGCGGGGCCGGCGACCTCCGGGTGCGCGTCGCGACCTCGCTGAAGGCGGTTCCGGCCGCGGCCTGGAACGCCTGCGCCCACCCGCAGATGCAGGACGCGATGGCGGCCGGGTTCGATCGCGAGAACCCCTTCGTCTGCCATGAATTCCTGCGCGCGCTCGAAGAGAGCGGCTGCGTCGGCGGCCGCTCGGGCTGGTCGCCGGCCTATCTGCTGGTCGAGGATGGCGAGGACAGGCTGCTCGCCGCCGCGCCGAGCTTCCTGAAGAGCCACAGCCAGGGCGAATATGTCTTCGACCATAGCTGGGCCGAGGCCTATCAGCGGGCCGGCGGGCGCTATTACCCGAAGATCCATGTCGCGGCGCCCTTCACCCCCGCGACGGGGCCGCGTCTGCTGGTGGCGCCCGGGCCGCGGGCGGAGGAGGCCCGCGCGGGGCTGATCGCCGGGCTGGAGGCGCTGCGCGACCAGACCGAGGCCTCCTCCGTCCATGTCACCTTCGCAGGGGAGCCCGACGTCGCGGCGCTGCGGGAGGCCGGCTATCTCGAGCGGCACGACCTGCAGTTCCACTGGTTCAACGAGGGCTTCGGGCGTTACGATGATTTCCTGGCGACGCTGGCCTCGCGCAAGCGCAAGGCGCTGAAGCGGGAGCGTCGCGAGGCACTGGCCGCCGGGATCAGCATCGAGGTGCTCAGCGGCAGCGACCTGACCGAGGCGGTCTGGGATGATTTCCACGCCTTTTACGAGGACACCGGCTCGCGCAAATGGGGGCGGCCCTATCTCAACCGGGCCTTCTTCTCCTGCGTCGGTGCGGCGATGGGCGAGCGCATCGTGCTGGTGATGGCACGACGCGCAGGGCGCTACATCGCCGGCGCGATCAATTTCCGCGGCGCCAACACGCTTTACGGCCGCAACTGGGGCTGCATCGAGGATCACCCCTTCCTGCATTTCGAGGTCTGCTACCACCAGGCCATCGACTACGCGATCGCGCAGGGGCTCGCCCGCGTCGAGGCCGGCGCCCAGGGTGAGCACAAGCTGGCGCGCGGCTACCGCCCGGTGGTGACGCGCTCGCTGCACCATCTCGCCGAGCCCGGGCTGCAACGGGCCGTGGCGCATTTCCTGACGCGTGAGCGGGCCCAGATCGCCGAAGCGCAGGCGGCGCTGGCGGCCGAAAGCCCGTTCCGCAAATCCGGCGATCCCGATGGCTGA
- a CDS encoding glycerophosphodiester phosphodiesterase family protein — MRGPLLNDGARPDLGWLIARPIAHRGLHDAAAGVIENSGPAAEAAIAGGFGIECDVQLSADGEAMVFHDFVLDRLTERQGAVSAQTADALAAIPLRGSQALIPTLSGFLDLIGGRVPLVIEIKSRFDGDLRLTRRAAEIVAGRAGQPIVFKSFDPEIVAALHEIAPTVPRGIVAMNDYSYPDYAHLDGGQRRAMANLLHFERSRPDFLSWKVADLDSAAPYLCHNVLGMPLMSWTVRTPEDREKAGRLADQMVFEGFTP; from the coding sequence ATGCGCGGCCCTCTCCTGAACGATGGCGCCCGCCCCGATCTCGGCTGGCTGATCGCCCGCCCGATCGCCCATCGCGGGCTCCATGACGCTGCCGCCGGTGTGATCGAGAACAGCGGCCCGGCGGCGGAAGCCGCCATCGCCGGCGGGTTCGGCATCGAATGCGACGTCCAGCTCAGCGCCGATGGCGAGGCGATGGTGTTCCATGACTTCGTGCTGGACCGGCTGACCGAGCGCCAGGGCGCCGTCTCGGCGCAGACGGCGGACGCGCTCGCCGCGATTCCGCTGCGCGGCAGCCAGGCGCTGATCCCGACGCTTTCGGGTTTTCTCGACCTGATCGGCGGGCGCGTGCCGTTGGTGATCGAGATCAAGAGCCGCTTCGACGGCGATCTCCGGCTGACGCGGCGCGCCGCCGAGATCGTCGCCGGCCGCGCCGGCCAGCCGATCGTGTTCAAGTCCTTCGATCCCGAGATCGTCGCGGCGCTGCACGAAATCGCGCCCACTGTGCCGCGCGGAATCGTCGCGATGAACGACTATTCCTACCCGGATTACGCCCATCTCGATGGGGGCCAGCGCCGCGCCATGGCCAATCTGCTGCATTTCGAGCGGAGCCGGCCGGATTTCCTGTCCTGGAAGGTGGCGGATCTCGACAGCGCGGCCCCTTATCTCTGCCACAACGTCCTGGGCATGCCGCTGATGAGCTGGACGGTGCGGACCCCGGAGGACCGGGAGAAGGCCGGGCGCCTTGCCGACCAGATGGTCTTCGAGGGCTTCACGCCTTGA
- a CDS encoding RidA family protein gives MNAVDTRLAELGITLPTPAAPIANYVPYVITGNLLVISGQLCFGLDGKLSDAHKGKLGVEIFNEAGLEAARLCAINVLAQAKAALNGDLSRITRCVRLGGFINVAPHFAALPAIMNGASDLMVEVLGDKGRHARSTIGVAELPADAAVEVEAMFEIA, from the coding sequence ATGAACGCCGTCGATACCCGTCTCGCCGAACTCGGCATCACCCTGCCGACCCCGGCTGCACCGATCGCGAACTATGTGCCCTACGTCATCACCGGCAATCTCCTGGTGATCTCGGGGCAGCTCTGCTTCGGGCTCGACGGCAAGCTCTCCGACGCCCACAAGGGCAAGCTCGGGGTCGAGATCTTCAACGAGGCCGGTCTCGAGGCCGCGCGGCTGTGCGCCATCAACGTGCTCGCCCAGGCCAAGGCGGCGCTGAACGGCGATCTCAGCCGAATCACGCGCTGCGTGCGGCTTGGCGGCTTCATCAATGTCGCGCCGCATTTCGCCGCCCTGCCCGCGATCATGAACGGCGCCTCGGACCTGATGGTCGAGGTCCTCGGCGACAAGGGGCGCCATGCCCGCTCGACGATCGGCGTGGCGGAACTGCCCGCCGATGCGGCGGTCGAGGTCGAGGCGATGTTCGAGATCGCCTGA
- a CDS encoding cell envelope integrity EipB family protein — protein MTTNATGLAGCLALLALWSGPSGAQAQPADRVVLAPHRAVYDLVLDAGKAAKNVDSARGRIAFDFTGDACDGYALSFRQVTQLQSGEGGPRLIDARTTSFEAGDGASYRFKTESSASGTPKETVDGTATRTGQGYEVKLTAPKPETHREPVAALFPNAQMKAVIKAAREGRNTLSVRLYDGANGGKDVYETLSVIGRKLDSKPGEEPLQRPEFEKLARWPVTMSYFKVGSGETTPTYTISFELYENGITGAVRLDYGSFALRGTLTRLDLLPQADCAK, from the coding sequence ATGACGACGAACGCAACCGGTCTGGCGGGATGTCTGGCGCTCCTGGCGCTCTGGAGCGGGCCGTCCGGCGCCCAGGCGCAACCGGCCGATCGCGTCGTCCTCGCCCCGCACCGGGCGGTCTACGATCTGGTGCTCGATGCCGGCAAGGCAGCCAAGAACGTCGACTCGGCCCGCGGCCGCATCGCCTTCGATTTCACCGGCGACGCCTGCGACGGCTATGCGCTCTCCTTCCGGCAGGTCACGCAGCTCCAGAGCGGCGAGGGTGGCCCGCGGCTGATCGATGCGCGGACGACGAGCTTCGAGGCCGGCGACGGCGCCAGCTACCGCTTCAAGACCGAGAGTTCGGCCAGCGGCACGCCGAAGGAGACCGTCGATGGCACGGCGACCCGCACGGGGCAGGGCTATGAGGTCAAGCTCACCGCGCCCAAGCCCGAGACCCATCGCGAGCCGGTCGCGGCCCTGTTCCCCAACGCCCAGATGAAGGCGGTCATCAAGGCGGCGCGCGAGGGGCGCAACACGCTGAGCGTGCGGCTCTATGACGGCGCCAATGGCGGCAAGGACGTCTATGAGACGCTTTCGGTCATCGGCCGCAAGCTCGACAGCAAGCCCGGCGAGGAGCCGCTGCAGCGCCCCGAATTCGAGAAGCTGGCGCGCTGGCCGGTGACGATGTCCTATTTCAAGGTCGGCTCCGGCGAGACCACGCCGACCTATACGATCTCGTTCGAGCTCTACGAGAACGGCATCACCGGCGCCGTCAGGCTCGACTATGGCAGCTTCGCGCTGCGCGGCACGCTCACGCGTCTGGATCTTCTGCCTCAGGCGGATTGCGCGAAATAA
- a CDS encoding DNA polymerase IV: protein MSPARPLAARRVLCRDCLTDHEAEGDSPRRCPACGSPRLLRHPERDALSLAHIDCDAFYAAIEKRDDPSLLDKPVIIGGGKRGVVSTACYIARTYGVRSAMPMFKALKACPQAVVVKPDMAKYVAVGRQVRRLMQELTPLVEPISIDEAFLDLAGTELLHHASPAVTLARFARRIEAEIGITVSVGLSYAKFLAKVASDMDKPRGFSVIGRAEAVAFLSAKPVGLIPGIGQASAAKLAEAGFRVIGDLREAPVETLFRLAGKDGPRLKNLANGIDPRRVTPDRDTKSVSSETTLDVDLSRFDELEPVLWRLCEKTSKRLKHQELAGRTITLKLKTADFHSITRATRLPEPTQLAARLFTAGRELLRRECTGPRYRLIGIGASDLTGPEEADHGDLADVATPRLKAMEGALDSLRARFGDAAIGKGLSLRLPQRAGSGTVISRNPPEAEDPDA, encoded by the coding sequence TTGAGCCCCGCGCGGCCCCTGGCGGCGCGGCGCGTCCTCTGCCGTGACTGCCTGACCGACCACGAGGCGGAGGGGGATTCGCCCCGCCGCTGCCCCGCCTGCGGTTCGCCACGGCTGCTGCGGCACCCCGAGCGGGATGCCCTGAGCCTCGCGCATATCGACTGCGACGCCTTCTACGCCGCCATCGAGAAGCGCGACGACCCCAGCCTGCTCGACAAGCCGGTGATCATCGGCGGCGGCAAGCGCGGCGTGGTCTCGACCGCCTGCTACATCGCCCGGACCTATGGCGTGCGCTCGGCCATGCCGATGTTCAAGGCGCTGAAGGCCTGCCCCCAGGCTGTGGTCGTCAAGCCCGACATGGCGAAGTATGTCGCGGTCGGGCGGCAGGTGCGCCGGCTGATGCAGGAGCTCACGCCGCTGGTCGAGCCGATCTCGATCGACGAGGCGTTCCTCGACCTGGCCGGCACCGAGTTGCTGCACCATGCCAGCCCCGCCGTGACGCTGGCGCGGTTTGCCCGGCGCATCGAGGCCGAGATCGGCATCACCGTCTCGGTCGGGCTGTCCTATGCCAAGTTCCTGGCCAAGGTCGCCTCCGACATGGACAAGCCCCGCGGCTTCTCGGTGATCGGGCGGGCGGAAGCCGTGGCCTTCCTCTCCGCCAAGCCGGTCGGTCTCATTCCCGGCATCGGCCAGGCCAGCGCGGCTAAGCTGGCGGAGGCGGGCTTCCGTGTGATCGGGGATCTGCGCGAGGCGCCGGTCGAGACACTCTTCCGGCTGGCCGGCAAGGACGGCCCGCGGCTGAAGAACCTCGCCAACGGCATCGACCCCCGCCGCGTCACGCCCGACCGGGACACCAAGAGCGTGTCCAGCGAGACGACGCTGGATGTCGACCTGTCACGCTTCGACGAGCTGGAGCCGGTGCTCTGGCGGCTCTGCGAGAAGACCTCGAAGCGCCTGAAGCATCAGGAACTGGCGGGACGCACGATCACGCTGAAGCTCAAGACGGCGGATTTCCATTCGATCACGCGGGCGACGCGGCTGCCCGAGCCGACCCAGCTCGCCGCGCGGCTGTTCACGGCGGGGCGCGAGCTGCTGCGGCGCGAATGCACCGGACCGCGCTACCGGCTGATCGGCATCGGCGCGAGCGACCTGACCGGCCCGGAGGAGGCCGACCATGGCGACCTCGCGGATGTCGCGACACCGCGGCTGAAGGCGATGGAGGGCGCGCTCGACAGCCTGCGCGCGCGCTTCGGCGACGCCGCCATCGGCAAGGGCCTGAGCCTGCGGCTGCCGCAGCGGGCCGGCTCCGGCACGGTTATTTCGCGCAATCCGCCTGAGGCAGAAGATCCAGACGCGTGA
- a CDS encoding DUF3572 domain-containing protein, whose amino-acid sequence MARSPSLDEAETLALRALGFLAAEPERLEPFLAVTGLGPATLRAAAGEPAFLAAVLEHVGGSDSLLLEFAANLGVAPETVALARERLSGPPGGVAD is encoded by the coding sequence ATGGCCAGATCACCGAGCCTCGACGAAGCGGAGACGCTGGCCCTGCGCGCCCTGGGCTTTCTCGCCGCCGAGCCCGAGCGGCTCGAGCCCTTTCTCGCCGTCACCGGCCTCGGACCGGCGACCTTGCGGGCGGCGGCGGGGGAGCCGGCCTTTCTCGCCGCCGTTCTCGAGCATGTCGGCGGCAGCGATTCGCTGCTGCTCGAATTCGCCGCCAATCTCGGCGTGGCGCCCGAGACGGTCGCCCTGGCGCGGGAGCGGCTGAGCGGCCCGCCCGGCGGCGTGGCGGATTGA
- a CDS encoding response regulator, with protein MMKTVLIVEDNELNMKLFNDLLEAHGYATLKTADGIEAIELARAHHPDLILMDIQLPEVSGLEVTKWLKEDDDLKAIPVVAVTAFAMKGDEERIREGGCEAYLSKPISVAKFLETVRAYAGAA; from the coding sequence ATCATGAAGACGGTTCTGATCGTCGAGGACAACGAGCTCAACATGAAGCTCTTCAACGACCTCCTCGAGGCGCATGGCTACGCCACGCTGAAGACGGCCGACGGCATCGAGGCGATCGAGCTGGCCCGCGCGCATCATCCCGACCTGATCCTCATGGACATCCAGCTGCCCGAGGTCTCGGGGCTGGAGGTCACGAAATGGCTGAAGGAGGATGACGACCTGAAGGCGATTCCGGTCGTCGCGGTCACCGCCTTCGCGATGAAGGGCGACGAGGAACGCATCCGGGAGGGCGGCTGCGAGGCCTATCTCTCGAAGCCGATCTCGGTTGCGAAGTTCCTGGAGACCGTCCGCGCCTATGCCGGCGCGGCCTGA